In a genomic window of Clostridia bacterium:
- a CDS encoding ABC transporter ATP-binding protein, whose translation MSENKGPMRPQRGFGFHGGMAPGEKARNFKGSLRRLARYLKPHRARLAAVVAMAIVSVIFSIAGPKILGKATNLLFEGIIGKRFPPGVTQEQAASMLRAGGHEQMADMLSRMSIRPGVGVDFPAIGRILLILVGVYVLSAIFGWLQHYTMAGVAQKTVYGLRKEVDAKLARLPLKYYDSNTRGEILSRVTNDMDNIGSTLQQSMSQLITALLTVIGVLIMMFSISPLLAAIALGTVPMSVAIAIAIAKRSQKKFTAQWDSTGKLNGHIEEMYTGHRIVKVFNRQQEAIEAFDKENERLYKAGSDAQFISGIIQPAMQFINNLNYVAVCVIGGIRVANGAISLGDVQAFIQYSRQFTQPITQTASIMNVLQSAVASAERVFELLDEEEEIPDTANPVVLKDVRGHVVFDNVSFRYKPEVPLIDAMDLDVKPGQTVAIVGPTGAGKTTLVNLLMRFYEIDGGSITIDGIDIRDMTRDGLRSIFGMVLQDTWLFDGSIRDNIAYGRENATDEQIAGAARAAYVEHFVKTLPDGYNTQLGDDASNISQGQRQLLTIARAFLADPEILILDEATSSVDTRTEVLIQKAMARLMKDRTSFVIAHRLSTVRHADTILVMNSGRIVEQGNHESLIAKRGFYYELYNSQFAGAYDEAV comes from the coding sequence ATGAGTGAGAACAAAGGGCCCATGCGTCCACAACGCGGTTTTGGCTTCCACGGCGGGATGGCGCCTGGGGAGAAGGCCAGGAACTTCAAAGGGTCGCTGAGAAGGCTTGCACGCTACCTAAAGCCGCATAGGGCGCGGCTTGCTGCTGTCGTTGCGATGGCCATCGTCAGCGTAATCTTCAGCATTGCAGGGCCCAAGATCCTCGGCAAAGCGACCAACCTTCTCTTTGAGGGCATCATCGGGAAACGATTCCCGCCAGGGGTTACGCAGGAGCAGGCCGCCAGCATGCTCAGGGCAGGCGGGCATGAGCAGATGGCGGATATGCTCTCCCGGATGAGCATTAGGCCAGGGGTTGGCGTCGACTTTCCCGCAATCGGGAGAATTCTGCTGATCCTTGTGGGGGTGTACGTCCTGAGCGCCATCTTCGGCTGGCTGCAGCACTACACCATGGCAGGCGTCGCTCAGAAAACCGTTTACGGCTTGCGCAAAGAGGTGGACGCCAAACTGGCGAGGCTCCCCCTAAAGTACTATGACAGCAATACTCGCGGCGAAATCCTGAGCCGCGTGACGAACGACATGGACAACATTGGCAGCACGCTTCAACAGAGCATGAGCCAGCTCATCACCGCGCTGCTTACGGTCATCGGCGTGTTGATCATGATGTTCTCCATCAGTCCGCTGCTTGCTGCAATTGCATTGGGCACAGTGCCTATGAGTGTAGCCATCGCGATTGCGATTGCCAAGCGCTCCCAGAAGAAGTTCACCGCCCAGTGGGACAGCACCGGCAAGCTCAACGGGCACATCGAGGAGATGTATACGGGCCACAGAATCGTCAAAGTGTTCAACCGTCAGCAGGAGGCAATTGAGGCATTTGACAAGGAAAATGAACGCCTGTACAAGGCGGGTTCTGATGCCCAGTTCATATCCGGCATTATCCAGCCGGCCATGCAGTTCATCAACAATCTTAACTACGTGGCGGTCTGCGTTATCGGAGGTATCCGAGTGGCAAACGGCGCCATCTCACTAGGGGATGTCCAGGCGTTCATTCAGTATTCAAGGCAGTTCACTCAGCCGATTACTCAGACGGCAAGCATCATGAACGTCCTGCAGTCTGCTGTCGCATCGGCCGAGCGCGTGTTCGAACTGCTCGATGAGGAGGAGGAGATCCCCGATACTGCCAATCCCGTGGTTCTCAAGGATGTGCGAGGTCATGTGGTGTTCGACAATGTGTCATTCCGATACAAGCCCGAAGTTCCGCTCATCGATGCCATGGACCTTGACGTGAAACCCGGGCAGACGGTGGCCATCGTCGGTCCGACAGGAGCCGGCAAGACAACGCTGGTCAACTTGCTCATGCGCTTCTACGAGATCGATGGCGGCAGCATCACCATTGACGGCATCGACATCCGCGACATGACCCGCGACGGCCTTCGAAGCATATTCGGAATGGTGCTCCAGGACACTTGGCTGTTTGATGGAAGTATTCGGGACAATATTGCGTACGGTCGCGAGAACGCCACCGATGAGCAGATTGCGGGCGCGGCCCGGGCCGCGTACGTTGAGCACTTCGTGAAGACCCTGCCCGATGGGTACAACACCCAGCTAGGCGATGATGCGTCCAATATCTCACAGGGGCAGAGGCAGTTGCTCACCATTGCCCGAGCGTTCCTCGCCGATCCCGAGATACTGATCCTCGACGAGGCGACAAGCTCGGTCGACACCCGTACCGAGGTGCTGATTCAGAAAGCAATGGCCAGGCTGATGAAGGACCGAACTAGCTTCGTCATCGCTCACCGGCTATCTACGGTCCGCCACGCCGACACCATCCTTGTGATGAACAGCGGCCGCATCGTTGAGCAGGGTAATCATGAGAGTCTCATTGCGAAGCGCGGCTTCTATTACGAGTTGTACAACAGCCAGTTCGCCGGGGCGTATGACGAGGCAGTTTGA
- a CDS encoding ABC transporter ATP-binding protein, which produces MTGLLRFLKPYWKQLTLVMALLLIQAISNLYLPDLNADIINNGIAKGDTGHILRTGGFMLLVTFLLAGCSIISIYWGSRTAMSFGRDVRSAIFRKVQSFSQTEVDQFGTPSLITRNTNDVQQMQMVVLLGLNMMISAPIMCIGGIIMSLRQDVPLSTSIIVIVPVMGVIIGIITARALPLFKSMQVKIDRLNQVVREKLSGMRVIRAFVKTDYEARRFDEANRDLTSTALKINRMFALMMPVLMLIMNLSAAAIIWFGARRVDSGAMPIGNLTAFLAYTIQILMSVMMAVIMFVMIPRAVASAQRIQAVLETQPSVEDPQRPVEIGSTEGTVEFRDVEFTYPGAEAPVLKAISFSGRPGEVVAIVGGTGCGKSTLINLIPRLYDVTGGSLMVDGVDVRELSQDALRERIGFISQKAFLFSGTVASNLRYGNEDATDEELWHALEVAQGKGFVSEMPDQLQAPVAQGGTNLSGGQKQRLAIARALVKRPEIYVFDDSFSALDFKTDAQLRAALRDVVRNSTVFIVAQRVSTIMNSDRIIVLDNGMIAGIGTHQELMERCEVYSEIVHSQLSEEEIA; this is translated from the coding sequence ATGACGGGACTACTGAGATTCCTCAAACCATACTGGAAACAGCTTACACTGGTCATGGCTCTGCTCCTGATCCAGGCGATCTCCAATCTGTACCTGCCTGATCTCAACGCCGACATCATCAATAATGGCATCGCGAAGGGCGATACCGGGCACATCCTGAGAACCGGGGGCTTCATGCTGCTGGTCACATTCCTGCTAGCCGGCTGCTCCATCATATCGATCTACTGGGGTTCTCGGACGGCCATGTCCTTCGGTCGCGATGTGCGCAGCGCCATTTTCCGGAAGGTGCAGAGCTTCTCCCAGACCGAGGTCGATCAGTTCGGCACGCCTTCTCTCATCACCCGCAACACCAACGACGTGCAGCAAATGCAGATGGTCGTTCTTCTGGGCCTCAACATGATGATCTCAGCTCCAATCATGTGTATTGGCGGCATCATCATGTCGCTCCGTCAGGACGTGCCCCTTTCCACGTCGATTATCGTGATCGTGCCGGTCATGGGAGTGATCATCGGCATCATCACTGCCAGGGCATTGCCCCTGTTCAAATCCATGCAAGTCAAGATCGACAGGCTGAACCAGGTCGTGCGCGAGAAACTCAGCGGAATGCGTGTGATCAGGGCCTTCGTGAAAACAGACTACGAGGCAAGGCGGTTTGACGAAGCAAACAGGGATCTTACCTCCACTGCTCTGAAGATCAACAGGATGTTTGCCCTGATGATGCCGGTGCTCATGCTGATCATGAATCTGTCCGCAGCGGCCATCATCTGGTTCGGCGCTCGCAGAGTCGATAGCGGCGCCATGCCCATCGGAAACCTGACTGCCTTCCTGGCCTACACCATTCAGATCCTCATGTCGGTCATGATGGCCGTGATCATGTTTGTCATGATTCCGCGCGCTGTTGCATCGGCTCAGCGCATTCAGGCGGTGCTGGAAACGCAGCCGTCTGTTGAGGATCCGCAGAGGCCTGTCGAGATCGGTTCAACTGAGGGAACCGTGGAATTCCGAGATGTTGAGTTCACCTACCCAGGCGCGGAGGCACCCGTGCTCAAGGCCATTTCGTTCTCGGGCCGGCCGGGAGAGGTCGTCGCCATCGTCGGAGGCACTGGCTGCGGGAAATCCACATTGATCAACCTGATTCCACGTTTATACGATGTCACCGGCGGCAGTTTGATGGTGGACGGTGTGGACGTCCGGGAATTGAGCCAGGACGCGTTGAGGGAGAGAATCGGTTTCATCTCTCAGAAGGCGTTCCTGTTCAGTGGGACCGTTGCAAGCAACCTGCGCTATGGCAATGAGGACGCCACTGACGAGGAACTCTGGCATGCGCTTGAGGTGGCTCAGGGCAAGGGTTTCGTTTCGGAGATGCCTGATCAGCTCCAAGCCCCTGTCGCGCAGGGGGGCACGAACCTATCCGGCGGACAGAAGCAGCGCCTGGCCATTGCCCGCGCACTTGTGAAAAGACCTGAGATATATGTCTTCGATGATAGTTTCTCCGCTCTGGACTTCAAGACCGATGCTCAGCTTCGAGCAGCACTAAGGGATGTGGTGAGGAATTCGACCGTGTTCATCGTTGCTCAGCGCGTGAGCACTATCATGAATTCCGACCGCATTATCGTGCTTGACAATGGCATGATCGCCGGCATAGGGACCCATCAGGAACTGATGGAGCGCTGTGAGGTGTATAGCGAGATCGTGCATTCACAGCTTTCAGAGGAGGAAATCGCATGA
- a CDS encoding MarR family transcriptional regulator, producing MHTEECGNMPFVELDGVDPVSLRVFHVLFRTMRFHRQLMFKMLSEKEVYPGQVGCLWIISSNDGIAQRDLARRLHVARPTVTVMLQKMEKAGIITRRNDDDDQRLTRIYLTEAGRKLQNEMNLVLADFIKIGIGQMPADDQLEFERLLSVLSSNISKKL from the coding sequence GTGCATACGGAAGAATGCGGGAACATGCCCTTTGTGGAGCTGGATGGCGTGGATCCCGTTTCGCTTCGGGTTTTCCATGTTCTCTTTCGGACGATGCGCTTTCACCGTCAGCTGATGTTCAAGATGCTGTCTGAGAAGGAAGTGTATCCGGGGCAGGTGGGATGCCTGTGGATCATCAGTTCGAATGACGGCATTGCCCAGCGGGATTTGGCGCGGAGGCTGCATGTTGCACGGCCGACTGTTACCGTGATGCTGCAGAAAATGGAGAAGGCAGGCATCATTACGCGAAGAAACGATGATGATGATCAGCGGCTGACCCGCATATACCTGACGGAAGCAGGCCGGAAACTGCAGAACGAGATGAATCTCGTTCTCGCGGATTTCATCAAGATCGGCATTGGGCAAATGCCTGCAGACGATCAACTGGAGTTCGAAAGGCTCCTAAGTGTCCTGAGCTCCAACATATCCAAGAAGCTCTGA
- a CDS encoding C69 family dipeptidase produces MKQNRTTAFVACIVAMLVALGSSAILACTDVVVGKNASVDGSTMTSHTVDEGGGPGPLYDCRIRVIPGKTYPAGSTVPIYDQLCEVGPDSPLKKVGEIPQVEKTYSYIHAAYPFMNEHGLAIGETTISQRPELTPSERAILTIEQLEAVALQRCKTAREAIKLIGALAEKYGFQSSCSDMGECITLVDGKEAWVLELFGAGPFWVPESGKPGATWAARRVPDDEVCVVPNVSRIGVIDETSPDFIVCKDYKSMAIENDWYDPNSGKPFSITEAYTAPTGYWSAESIWTRNRLWYIYSRLCPSQAWDHDAPLSSYPFSVKAEKKVSVQDIIAFQRSTFEGTENSLADLPVWFVPDGNGGKVKSPLATPFINADLAALLGFTNERPIARYKCGHGWVAQVRDFAADPIRTCLWYYNDNPANSIHVPIYNGVTELPASWGTCNKEQYSRNSAWWAFATVDLLASVRYQDAVKDIVAAREPVEANFFAMQPVVEKVAGELAAKDPAAASRFITDYTAMCLTRAEALYWDLADLLFTKYNNNRF; encoded by the coding sequence ATGAAGCAGAACCGCACCACCGCATTTGTTGCCTGCATTGTCGCTATGCTCGTTGCACTCGGTTCCAGCGCCATTCTTGCCTGCACCGACGTGGTAGTGGGCAAGAACGCTTCAGTCGACGGATCTACTATGACCTCTCACACGGTTGATGAAGGTGGCGGCCCCGGACCCCTTTACGATTGCCGAATCCGCGTTATACCTGGGAAGACCTACCCCGCCGGAAGCACTGTTCCGATCTATGATCAGCTTTGTGAAGTTGGACCAGACTCGCCTCTGAAGAAGGTTGGAGAGATACCTCAGGTAGAGAAGACCTATTCCTACATTCACGCAGCTTATCCTTTCATGAATGAACACGGCCTTGCGATTGGCGAGACTACAATATCGCAGCGTCCTGAGCTAACTCCGAGTGAGCGCGCGATCCTCACCATTGAGCAGCTTGAGGCCGTAGCGCTGCAGCGCTGCAAGACGGCCCGAGAGGCTATCAAACTCATCGGAGCACTTGCAGAGAAATACGGTTTCCAGTCTTCCTGCAGTGATATGGGAGAATGCATCACCCTCGTAGACGGTAAAGAGGCCTGGGTGCTCGAACTGTTCGGAGCTGGCCCGTTCTGGGTTCCCGAGAGTGGCAAGCCTGGCGCGACTTGGGCAGCCCGTCGCGTACCCGATGATGAAGTGTGCGTCGTGCCTAACGTCAGCCGCATCGGTGTTATAGATGAGACCAGCCCGGATTTCATCGTGTGCAAAGACTACAAGAGCATGGCCATTGAGAACGACTGGTACGACCCGAACTCCGGTAAGCCATTCAGCATTACCGAGGCATATACCGCGCCCACTGGCTACTGGTCTGCCGAGTCCATATGGACTCGCAACCGCCTGTGGTACATCTACAGCAGACTCTGCCCGTCCCAGGCGTGGGATCACGATGCCCCTCTGTCGTCGTACCCGTTCTCTGTGAAGGCGGAGAAAAAGGTGTCGGTGCAGGATATCATAGCATTCCAGAGAAGCACCTTTGAAGGCACCGAGAACTCACTTGCTGACCTGCCAGTGTGGTTCGTTCCCGATGGAAATGGCGGCAAGGTTAAGAGCCCGCTTGCGACGCCATTCATCAACGCTGACCTCGCTGCTCTTCTCGGGTTCACAAATGAGCGTCCAATCGCAAGATACAAGTGCGGGCATGGATGGGTGGCTCAGGTCAGAGACTTCGCCGCCGACCCAATTCGCACATGTCTGTGGTACTACAACGACAATCCCGCCAACTCGATCCATGTGCCGATCTATAACGGCGTGACCGAGTTGCCAGCATCGTGGGGCACATGCAATAAGGAACAGTACTCTCGGAACTCCGCATGGTGGGCTTTCGCCACGGTGGATCTCCTCGCGAGCGTCAGGTACCAGGATGCCGTCAAGGACATAGTGGCCGCACGTGAGCCTGTTGAGGCCAACTTCTTCGCGATGCAGCCGGTAGTGGAAAAGGTAGCTGGGGAACTCGCGGCCAAGGATCCTGCTGCTGCCAGCAGGTTCATCACAGACTACACCGCCATGTGCCTGACCCGCGCTGAAGCCCTGTATTGGGATCTCGCGGATCTGCTGTTCACGAAGTATAACAACAATAGATTCTAG